In Streptomyces capitiformicae, one genomic interval encodes:
- a CDS encoding DUF7848 domain-containing protein gives MTRWIIKAAEWTLTPETDEGTPQGIYSAVCLTCGSESPASDGERLPVEVWVLKHTGLNPRHRQFKAGAETFWRVTPAEGNPHRETDTRSAQALA, from the coding sequence GTGACTCGCTGGATCATCAAGGCCGCCGAGTGGACTCTGACCCCGGAGACCGACGAGGGCACTCCACAGGGCATCTACTCGGCCGTGTGCCTGACCTGCGGCTCGGAGTCACCCGCGTCGGACGGCGAACGCCTGCCCGTAGAAGTCTGGGTGCTCAAGCACACCGGCTTGAACCCCCGGCACCGGCAGTTCAAGGCCGGAGCTGAGACGTTCTGGCGCGTGACTCCGGCGGAAGGCAACCCGCACCGCGAGACCGACACCCGCAGCGCCCAAGCGCTCGCGTAG
- a CDS encoding flavoprotein has translation MLKISGRGDPAAYRWAVEDAEGKIDELCKLTGHPVRHSYKLPSQPDVLPPPDAILVAPATFNTLNKWAAGTADTLALGLITEAIGLGLPIVALPSFNTAQAKHPALERSIATLRAAGVTVLLGEGGYVPRPPGQGQLDEYPWNRAISALAAA, from the coding sequence ATGTTGAAGATTTCCGGGCGGGGTGACCCAGCCGCGTACCGGTGGGCCGTCGAGGACGCCGAAGGCAAGATCGACGAGCTGTGCAAACTCACGGGCCACCCCGTACGCCACTCCTACAAGCTTCCCTCACAGCCTGACGTGCTGCCTCCGCCGGACGCCATCCTTGTCGCACCCGCCACCTTCAACACCTTGAACAAGTGGGCGGCAGGCACCGCGGACACTCTCGCCCTCGGCCTGATCACCGAGGCCATCGGGCTCGGCCTGCCGATCGTTGCTCTGCCCAGTTTCAACACCGCGCAGGCCAAACACCCCGCACTCGAACGGAGCATCGCAACCCTGCGTGCGGCAGGTGTGACTGTGCTGCTCGGCGAGGGCGGATACGTACCGCGCCCGCCTGGACAGGGCCAGCTTGACGAATACCCCTGGAACCGCGCCATATCCGCACTCGCGGCGGCCTGA
- a CDS encoding type II toxin-antitoxin system Phd/YefM family antitoxin, translating to MTRMPIESIRDVRAHLAEVVERADRYDVPTVITRRGKEVAAVVSIEVLRRYQEWEEREINRIIDERMASPAAGVPIEDVMRETLARSE from the coding sequence ATGACGCGGATGCCCATAGAGTCCATCCGTGACGTGCGTGCCCATCTGGCCGAGGTGGTCGAGCGGGCCGACCGGTACGACGTGCCCACGGTCATTACCCGGCGGGGCAAGGAAGTGGCCGCCGTCGTGTCGATCGAGGTGCTGCGCAGGTACCAGGAGTGGGAAGAGCGCGAGATCAACCGGATCATCGACGAACGGATGGCCAGTCCGGCGGCCGGTGTCCCGATCGAGGACGTCATGAGGGAGACACTGGCGCGCAGTGAGTGA
- a CDS encoding type II toxin-antitoxin system RelE family toxin has protein sequence MSEYRTVVFRPEAQAELRKIPRDVALRILARLTELETDPLGFNTTALVSQPDRRRLRVGDYRVVYTIDNGELVVWVVHVGHRSTVYDT, from the coding sequence GTGAGTGAGTACCGCACCGTCGTCTTCCGGCCCGAGGCCCAGGCCGAGCTCCGCAAGATTCCCCGCGACGTGGCGCTCCGCATCCTTGCCAGGCTGACCGAGCTGGAGACCGACCCGCTCGGCTTCAACACCACCGCACTCGTCTCCCAGCCGGACCGGCGTCGGCTGCGCGTCGGCGACTACCGCGTGGTTTACACGATCGACAACGGCGAACTCGTGGTGTGGGTCGTCCACGTCGGACACCGTTCCACCGTCTACGACACCTGA
- a CDS encoding endonuclease/exonuclease/phosphatase family protein, translating into MESTTIERPVPESAARRRRHGGKKGFAVLFLLGVTVVVGCRVADIDGFTPVTQLLAFLPWLLAPTGLALLLSALARSWTGLTWGVVLLGALAWYIEPYGKAAQPDGTPLARVRVMTSNVQFGQGTDALIRAVDRDRPDIVFVEECQATCMADLRDTFGDLSGENPAYPYRQAVEGYGSDGSVILSRFPLKAADPIPATMGMPGAVADVEGNPVRLRLAHPMPPLPGELGTWRRELGALRADAAADTRTPTIIAGDFNATQDHAAFRALLDTGLSDAARLLGEDRTPTWPARTTPTIGAQIDHVLVSAKDFSARKVRFQELSGTDHHAVTVDLTLHQRK; encoded by the coding sequence GTGGAGAGTACGACCATCGAGCGGCCGGTGCCGGAGTCGGCGGCGCGGCGGAGGAGGCACGGCGGCAAGAAGGGGTTCGCCGTTCTGTTCCTGCTCGGCGTGACCGTGGTCGTCGGCTGTCGGGTCGCCGACATCGACGGGTTCACCCCGGTCACCCAGCTGCTGGCGTTCCTGCCGTGGCTGCTCGCCCCCACCGGACTCGCCCTGCTCCTGTCCGCCCTGGCCCGCTCCTGGACCGGGCTGACCTGGGGTGTCGTGCTGCTGGGGGCGCTCGCCTGGTACATCGAGCCGTACGGGAAGGCGGCCCAGCCGGACGGCACGCCGCTCGCCCGGGTGCGGGTGATGACGTCCAACGTGCAGTTCGGCCAGGGCACCGACGCGCTCATCAGGGCCGTGGACCGCGACCGCCCCGACATCGTGTTCGTCGAGGAGTGCCAGGCCACCTGCATGGCCGACCTCCGCGACACCTTCGGCGACCTCAGCGGCGAGAATCCGGCGTATCCGTATCGCCAGGCCGTCGAGGGTTACGGGTCCGACGGCTCCGTCATCCTCAGCCGCTTCCCCCTCAAGGCCGCTGATCCGATCCCCGCCACCATGGGCATGCCCGGCGCCGTCGCCGACGTCGAGGGCAACCCCGTACGGCTGCGACTGGCGCACCCCATGCCGCCCCTGCCGGGGGAGCTCGGCACCTGGCGGCGGGAGCTGGGCGCGCTGCGCGCGGACGCGGCGGCGGACACCCGCACCCCGACGATCATCGCCGGGGACTTCAACGCCACCCAGGACCACGCGGCCTTCCGCGCCCTCCTCGACACCGGCCTCAGCGACGCCGCCCGGCTGCTCGGGGAGGACCGCACCCCGACCTGGCCCGCCCGCACGACCCCGACGATCGGCGCCCAGATCGATCACGTCCTCGTCTCGGCCAAGGACTTCTCCGCCCGCAAGGTCCGCTTCCAGGAACTCTCCGGCACCGACCACCACGCGGTCACCGTCGACCTCACCCTCCACCAGCGGAAATGA
- a CDS encoding FUSC family protein produces MARPFPIGLTPPDWLVRNLRPQQAPVNRPAVVRAAIALTLPLALGIALDRPAYGALASMGALSGVISDTADAYRMRLLGIAIPQMFAAVGITLGSLVFGHGWVTVAALTGLALVSGMISTIGAVASVSGLLLLLNSVVGAGLPLPGAWWLAPLLMTGGGLLVLVQALLAWPLRAGVPERASVAETYLKVADLFAVTADTAEAYDEARHAVTQSLNQSYDLVLGRRARHHGRSPELVRLLAQLNAITPLVEAAPAVRLSARPLPTEIPTAVRHLAESIETGYSGPLGLRLPEPGSGIGRAVDQALRHAADVVTEKSPDALGGAYTVDRRGRYAPLRVRAARAARDVALSAASWRYGLRLALCIGLAQALVSLIAVPRSYWVALTITFVLKPDFGSVFSRALLRALGTVVGLVVAAGILAEVPRGWWDVPVMLLLAPLIPVFTPRGYGYQTAAITPVILLLSDVLNHEGTDLLLPRLVDSLMGCAIALVAGYLLWPESWHARVGDRLADAVADTAAYVERAFKQGREGSADHADRARMRRRLYRDLSAIRTEFQRALTEPPPTGSRAAAWWPLVVAVERIVDATTAARVRVKQGAEPPSTAEVDQVTLHLRELAQGLRETDVLYEVRSDLSGPQESVLEPLRQEVAAARAITSPH; encoded by the coding sequence ATGGCCCGCCCCTTCCCCATCGGCCTCACTCCACCCGACTGGCTGGTGCGGAACCTCCGACCGCAGCAGGCACCCGTCAACCGGCCCGCCGTCGTGCGCGCCGCGATCGCGCTGACCCTGCCGCTCGCCCTCGGTATCGCCCTCGACCGGCCCGCGTACGGCGCCCTCGCCTCCATGGGTGCCCTCTCCGGAGTCATCAGCGACACGGCGGACGCGTATCGCATGCGGCTGCTCGGCATCGCGATCCCGCAGATGTTCGCCGCCGTCGGCATCACCCTCGGCTCGCTCGTCTTCGGGCACGGCTGGGTCACCGTCGCCGCGCTCACCGGGCTCGCGCTGGTCTCCGGGATGATCTCGACGATCGGCGCCGTGGCCTCCGTATCCGGGCTGCTGCTGCTCCTCAACTCCGTCGTGGGCGCGGGCCTGCCCCTGCCGGGCGCCTGGTGGCTGGCCCCGCTGCTGATGACCGGCGGTGGTCTCCTCGTCCTCGTCCAGGCCCTCCTCGCCTGGCCGCTCAGGGCGGGCGTACCGGAACGGGCCTCCGTCGCGGAGACGTACCTCAAGGTCGCCGACCTGTTCGCGGTCACCGCCGACACCGCGGAGGCCTACGACGAGGCCCGGCACGCCGTCACCCAGTCCCTCAACCAGTCCTACGACCTCGTCCTCGGCCGCCGCGCCCGCCACCACGGCCGCAGCCCCGAACTCGTCCGGCTCCTCGCCCAGCTGAACGCGATCACCCCGCTCGTGGAGGCCGCCCCCGCCGTACGTCTCTCCGCCCGGCCGCTGCCCACCGAGATCCCGACCGCCGTACGCCATCTCGCGGAGTCGATCGAGACCGGATACTCGGGGCCGCTGGGGCTGCGGCTGCCCGAGCCCGGCAGCGGGATCGGGCGAGCGGTCGACCAGGCGCTGCGGCACGCCGCCGACGTCGTCACCGAGAAGTCCCCGGATGCCCTTGGGGGTGCCTACACCGTCGACCGCCGCGGCCGCTACGCCCCGCTGCGCGTACGCGCCGCCCGCGCCGCCCGTGACGTCGCCCTCTCCGCCGCCTCCTGGCGCTACGGCCTGCGCCTCGCCCTCTGCATCGGCCTCGCCCAGGCGCTCGTGTCGCTGATCGCCGTGCCGCGCTCGTACTGGGTCGCGCTGACCATCACCTTCGTACTGAAGCCGGACTTCGGTTCCGTCTTCTCCCGGGCGCTGCTGCGGGCCCTCGGCACGGTCGTGGGGCTGGTGGTGGCGGCCGGGATCCTCGCGGAGGTGCCGCGCGGGTGGTGGGACGTACCGGTGATGCTGCTCCTCGCACCGCTCATTCCTGTGTTCACCCCGCGCGGCTACGGCTATCAGACCGCCGCCATCACCCCGGTGATCCTCCTCCTCTCCGACGTCCTCAACCACGAGGGCACCGACCTGCTGCTGCCCCGCCTCGTCGACTCCCTCATGGGCTGCGCGATCGCACTCGTCGCCGGGTATCTGCTGTGGCCGGAGAGCTGGCACGCCCGTGTCGGCGACCGGCTGGCCGACGCGGTCGCCGACACGGCCGCGTACGTGGAGCGCGCCTTCAAGCAAGGCAGGGAGGGTTCGGCGGATCACGCCGACCGCGCCCGGATGCGGCGCCGGCTCTACCGGGATCTCTCCGCGATCCGTACGGAGTTCCAGCGGGCACTGACCGAGCCGCCGCCCACCGGGAGCCGGGCAGCCGCCTGGTGGCCGCTGGTGGTGGCGGTCGAGCGGATCGTGGACGCGACGACCGCCGCGCGGGTCCGGGTCAAACAGGGCGCCGAGCCGCCGTCCACCGCCGAGGTGGACCAAGTGACGCTTCACCTGCGGGAGTTGGCACAGGGGCTGCGGGAGACGGACGTCCTCTACGAGGTGAGGTCCGATCTGAGCGGGCCGCAGGAGAGTGTGCTGGAGCCGCTGCGGCAGGAGGTGGCGGCGGCTCGGGCGATCACGTCACCGCACTGA
- a CDS encoding PhoX family protein, whose amino-acid sequence MRKLLPMIGSHSGGRSAMTCRFRCGDACFHEVPNTSTNEYVGDVIASALSRRSVMRAAAVVSVATAAGTATTLGTAMPAAAATEATTTTASTKPKGARGLRFTAVAPNTTDAVTVPDGYQQNVVIRWGEPILRGAPAFDPENQTAKAQAGQFGYNCDFLALLPLPGERCRKLLVANHEYTDEVLMFRGYDAANPTRDQVEVAWAAHGLSAVVVEEDRRTGKLTAVPRHHLNRRVTATTEFKLTGPAAGSDLLKTSADPTGTKVYGTLNNCAGGTTPWGTTLHGEENFNQYFANSSRATDKRYGIGTGATERKWERFDKRFDVAQEPNEVHRFGYIVELDPYDPTSTPRKHTAIGRFKHEGATVRLTHDGRPVVYSGDDERFDYFYKFVSSKRMKHGTSRAVREHNMSLLDEGTLYVAKLTGDSPAIEIDGTGKLPSDGEFDGSGEWIPLATATAKGAVSHVEGMTADEVFVFTRLAGDKVGATKMDRPEDVEPNPVTGKVYVALTNNSNRGKTGFAPADEANPRNLNKHGQVLELTERWNRPESTKFAWLLFLVAGDPNDPATYFAGFPKDSVSPISCPDNVAFDPYGNLWISTDGNQLGSHDGLFGVATRGERRGELKQFLTVPSGAETCGPIITDRRVLVAVQHPGEIDGATVENPKSTWPDGPGTYVRPAVVSVWRTDGCDIGV is encoded by the coding sequence GTGCGCAAGCTGCTGCCCATGATCGGCTCGCATTCCGGCGGCCGTTCCGCCATGACCTGTCGGTTCCGCTGTGGTGACGCCTGCTTCCACGAGGTCCCGAACACCAGCACCAACGAATACGTGGGTGATGTCATCGCGAGCGCGCTCAGCCGCCGCTCGGTGATGAGAGCCGCGGCCGTCGTCTCCGTGGCCACCGCGGCCGGTACAGCGACGACGCTCGGCACGGCCATGCCCGCCGCCGCTGCCACCGAGGCCACCACCACGACGGCGTCCACCAAGCCCAAGGGCGCCCGCGGCCTCCGGTTCACCGCCGTCGCGCCGAACACCACCGACGCCGTGACCGTCCCGGACGGCTACCAGCAGAACGTTGTCATCCGCTGGGGCGAGCCCATCCTGCGCGGCGCCCCCGCCTTCGACCCGGAGAACCAGACCGCCAAGGCGCAGGCGGGCCAGTTCGGGTACAACTGCGACTTCCTCGCCCTGCTCCCGCTCCCCGGTGAGCGCTGCCGCAAGCTCCTCGTCGCCAACCACGAGTACACCGACGAGGTGCTCATGTTCCGCGGCTACGACGCCGCCAACCCCACCCGTGACCAGGTCGAGGTCGCGTGGGCCGCCCACGGTCTCTCCGCCGTCGTGGTCGAGGAGGACCGGCGCACCGGCAAGCTCACCGCCGTGCCCCGCCACCACCTCAACCGGCGTGTCACCGCCACCACCGAGTTCAAGCTGACCGGCCCCGCCGCCGGCTCGGACCTCCTCAAGACCTCTGCCGACCCGACCGGCACCAAGGTCTACGGCACCCTCAACAACTGCGCCGGCGGCACCACCCCGTGGGGCACGACCCTCCACGGCGAGGAGAACTTCAACCAGTACTTCGCCAACAGCAGCCGGGCGACCGACAAGCGGTACGGCATCGGCACCGGCGCCACCGAGCGCAAGTGGGAGCGTTTCGACAAGCGGTTCGACGTCGCCCAGGAGCCGAACGAGGTGCACCGCTTCGGCTACATCGTCGAGCTCGACCCGTACGACCCGACCTCGACGCCCCGCAAGCACACCGCCATCGGCCGCTTCAAGCACGAGGGCGCGACCGTCCGCCTCACCCACGACGGCCGTCCCGTCGTCTACTCCGGTGACGACGAGCGCTTCGACTACTTCTACAAGTTCGTCAGCAGCAAGCGGATGAAGCACGGCACCTCCCGTGCCGTCCGCGAGCACAACATGTCCCTCCTCGACGAGGGCACCCTCTACGTCGCCAAGCTCACCGGCGACTCCCCGGCGATCGAGATCGACGGCACGGGCAAGCTGCCCAGCGACGGCGAGTTCGACGGCAGCGGCGAGTGGATCCCGCTGGCCACCGCGACCGCCAAGGGCGCTGTCTCGCACGTCGAGGGCATGACGGCCGACGAGGTCTTCGTCTTCACGCGGCTCGCCGGTGACAAGGTCGGCGCCACGAAGATGGACCGCCCCGAGGACGTTGAGCCCAACCCGGTGACCGGCAAGGTCTACGTCGCCCTCACCAACAACTCCAACCGGGGCAAGACGGGCTTCGCGCCTGCCGACGAGGCCAACCCGCGCAACCTCAACAAGCACGGCCAGGTCCTGGAGCTCACCGAGCGCTGGAACCGGCCGGAGAGCACGAAGTTCGCCTGGCTGCTCTTCCTCGTCGCGGGCGACCCGAACGACCCGGCGACCTACTTCGCGGGCTTCCCGAAGGACAGCGTCAGCCCGATCTCCTGCCCGGACAACGTCGCCTTCGACCCGTACGGCAACCTGTGGATCTCCACCGACGGCAACCAGCTCGGCTCGCACGACGGCCTCTTCGGTGTCGCCACGCGTGGCGAGCGGCGCGGTGAGCTGAAGCAGTTCCTGACCGTGCCGAGCGGTGCCGAGACCTGCGGCCCGATCATCACGGACCGCCGGGTCCTGGTCGCGGTGCAGCACCCGGGCGAGATCGACGGCGCCACCGTCGAGAACCCGAAGAGCACCTGGCCCGACGGCCCGGGCACGTACGTCCGCCCGGCGGTCGTCTCGGTGTGGCGCACGGACGGCTGCGACATCGGCGTCTGA
- a CDS encoding polyprenyl synthetase family protein: MTAAVAGLPDADALRKQVTNVLDGFLERKAGAAAKLRMPAEVAECLRDFLAVGGKRLRPVLCVTGWQAAGGTGIPETVIKAAASLEMFHTFCLVHDDIMDDSGSRRGAPTVHCRLARRHGHGRSASAAERVGTSGAILVGDLALAWSDELLHTAGLTPRQLDAVLPLIDDMRSEVMYGQYLDVTAAGRLTADVEQALHIVRYKTAKYTVERPLHIGAALAGAPLAMHEALSAYALPVGEAFQLRDDLLGVFGAPEMTGKASLDDLREGKHTVLVALALQRADARQQRVLRTLLGTPRLDAAGADRIRELLTATGARDAVEDLIDARRAQALRVLETAPFPPRAVAHLRQLTEAATARTS, encoded by the coding sequence ATGACCGCGGCTGTTGCCGGGCTGCCGGACGCAGATGCTCTGCGCAAGCAGGTCACGAACGTGCTCGACGGCTTTTTGGAGCGCAAGGCCGGTGCCGCTGCAAAGTTGAGGATGCCCGCCGAGGTGGCCGAGTGTCTGCGTGATTTCCTGGCCGTCGGCGGAAAGCGGCTCAGGCCCGTGCTGTGTGTGACCGGCTGGCAGGCCGCCGGCGGCACTGGCATCCCTGAGACGGTGATCAAGGCTGCGGCGTCACTGGAGATGTTCCACACCTTCTGTCTCGTCCATGACGACATCATGGACGACAGCGGTAGCCGCCGCGGTGCACCCACCGTCCACTGCCGTCTCGCGCGGCGTCATGGGCACGGACGCAGTGCGTCGGCCGCCGAGCGTGTGGGGACCAGCGGCGCGATCCTCGTCGGTGATCTGGCTCTGGCCTGGTCGGATGAACTCCTGCATACGGCCGGCCTCACCCCTCGTCAACTCGACGCGGTGCTGCCGCTGATCGACGACATGCGCAGTGAGGTGATGTACGGCCAGTACCTGGACGTCACCGCCGCCGGCCGACTCACCGCGGACGTGGAGCAGGCGCTGCACATCGTCCGGTACAAGACCGCCAAGTACACCGTGGAGCGCCCCCTGCACATCGGCGCAGCCCTCGCCGGTGCCCCGCTCGCGATGCACGAGGCGCTGAGCGCCTACGCTCTGCCCGTCGGCGAGGCCTTCCAACTGCGCGATGACCTCCTCGGCGTCTTCGGCGCCCCCGAGATGACCGGCAAAGCGTCGTTGGACGATCTGCGCGAGGGTAAGCACACCGTCCTGGTGGCTCTCGCGCTTCAGCGTGCCGATGCCCGCCAACAACGCGTCCTGCGCACCCTGCTCGGCACTCCCCGTCTCGACGCGGCGGGAGCCGACCGTATCCGTGAACTGCTCACCGCCACCGGCGCCCGGGACGCGGTGGAGGACCTGATCGACGCGCGCCGTGCTCAGGCCTTGCGCGTGCTGGAGACCGCGCCCTTTCCACCCCGTGCCGTCGCCCACCTGCGGCAGCTCACCGAAGCCGCCACGGCGAGGACCTCATGA
- a CDS encoding cytochrome P450, which produces MKNPSPIPTAAGRQPLLGHLLPLLRDPLRFLARLPERGDLVRVRLGPLQALVVCDPGLTSHVLRDERTFDKGGPLSDRLREVTGNGLATCPHAEHRRQRRLIQPAFHPARFPGYAQAITARAAETTESWQDGQVLDVVAEMQGLTARITVDTLFSTTTSPDLLTQTLGDVNAILNAMPVRMMTPPPLDRLPTRSNRRYHRAQARLTRTLFRLVTERRATGTDHGDLLSMLLTARDTDSGPAEEMLSDAEIIDQVVTFFLGGADTSAAALAWALHLLGQHPEIEARLHAEADAVLGGRPATHADLPRLELAGRILTETLRLWPPGWVVTRTCTTDTQLGPHAVSAGTSIVYSPYLLHRRADLFPDPDRFDPDRWTPENPHPPRREAFIPFGVGARKCIGDRFSTTMTVLALATIAARWQLRHLPGARVRPARGIALNPSGLRMHAISRSATGTAVLPNGKQEES; this is translated from the coding sequence GTGAAGAACCCCAGTCCGATCCCCACGGCCGCCGGGCGGCAGCCGTTGCTGGGCCACCTCTTGCCACTGCTCCGCGACCCCCTGAGGTTCCTGGCTCGTCTGCCCGAACGTGGAGACCTTGTACGGGTCCGTCTGGGCCCGCTGCAGGCGCTCGTGGTCTGCGACCCGGGCCTGACCAGTCACGTCCTGCGCGACGAACGGACCTTCGACAAGGGCGGACCGCTCTCCGACCGGCTCCGGGAGGTCACGGGCAACGGGCTGGCCACCTGTCCGCACGCTGAACACCGCCGTCAGCGGCGTCTGATCCAGCCGGCCTTCCACCCCGCCCGGTTCCCCGGCTACGCCCAGGCCATCACCGCCCGGGCCGCTGAGACAACCGAATCCTGGCAGGACGGCCAGGTCCTCGACGTGGTCGCCGAAATGCAGGGGCTCACCGCCAGGATCACGGTCGACACCCTGTTCTCCACCACAACGTCGCCCGACCTGCTCACCCAGACCCTCGGCGACGTCAACGCCATTCTCAACGCCATGCCCGTGCGGATGATGACACCGCCTCCGCTGGACCGGCTGCCCACCCGCAGCAACCGCCGCTACCATCGAGCGCAGGCCCGCCTGACCCGCACCCTGTTCCGCCTCGTCACCGAACGCCGGGCCACTGGCACCGACCACGGTGATCTGCTGTCGATGCTGCTGACGGCCCGCGATACCGACTCCGGCCCCGCTGAAGAGATGCTGAGCGATGCCGAGATCATCGATCAGGTCGTCACGTTCTTTCTTGGCGGGGCGGATACCTCCGCAGCCGCCCTGGCATGGGCGCTGCACCTGCTGGGACAGCATCCCGAGATCGAGGCACGGCTGCACGCCGAGGCGGACGCCGTCCTTGGGGGGCGTCCGGCCACTCACGCCGACCTGCCCCGCCTGGAGCTGGCCGGCCGCATTCTCACCGAGACCCTGCGCCTGTGGCCTCCCGGCTGGGTCGTCACCCGTACCTGCACGACCGACACCCAGCTGGGCCCACACGCGGTCTCTGCCGGGACATCCATCGTCTACAGCCCCTACCTCCTCCACCGGCGAGCCGACCTGTTTCCCGACCCCGACCGCTTCGACCCCGACCGATGGACACCCGAAAACCCCCATCCTCCCCGGCGTGAGGCGTTCATCCCCTTCGGGGTCGGAGCCCGCAAGTGCATCGGGGACCGCTTCAGCACCACGATGACCGTGCTTGCCCTGGCCACCATCGCCGCCCGCTGGCAACTGCGACACCTGCCCGGTGCGCGCGTGCGCCCCGCCCGTGGCATCGCACTGAACCCCAGCGGGCTGCGGATGCACGCCATCTCCCGGAGCGCAACCGGCACCGCAGTATTGCCAAACGGCAAGCAGGAGGAATCATGA
- a CDS encoding prenyltransferase/squalene oxidase repeat-containing protein, with protein sequence MSPSVYDVAAVSLVDGPQQSACVQWLTENRTTRTTWGVPPQINWYDSYLSTYAAALALYNAGRRSLAEPALSALAALVPRAPTGVLETLTFGGLVDALDRFCAYRGWPVPRHPGPVHAVIDRERGKWSRMRAWDRFLDPDQSIAGYCAERVYGDEDIDTDAFLEAFQAPNGSVANAPAASALFLLEVERRGKSAASERADRLRHYLRTRPIPAGYLDWVPHFTTAWTIMFEHAPGSVPDIEQAAMDALCEDLNHPSGLLCTVSTLDGGVTIPGDTDSTACAMLAARIMGRQVPDSTLLDSLYAPSQGCYRTFLFEHDASITTNMHVAAVLALDARHDRLTQVLRWLIHAVNEGRTLCKWHLSPIYAHGELARITAGIDHPLAPLLCTQAARSLLAAQNPDGGWGLHGSTTEETAYAVHGLAAAAQSHGHAYALQATDALGIAHAYLITHQPQETPLWLGKTLYCLRPLVPVLHRTALARTEQVAGVGHHAQGAR encoded by the coding sequence TTGTCCCCTTCGGTATACGACGTCGCCGCTGTGTCCCTCGTCGACGGCCCGCAGCAGTCCGCGTGCGTGCAATGGCTCACCGAAAACCGCACAACCCGCACCACTTGGGGCGTTCCTCCCCAGATCAACTGGTACGACAGCTACCTGTCGACCTACGCCGCCGCCCTCGCCCTGTACAACGCGGGCCGGCGTTCCCTGGCCGAGCCCGCTCTGTCGGCGCTGGCCGCGCTGGTTCCCCGGGCTCCTACCGGTGTTCTGGAGACCCTGACCTTCGGCGGCCTGGTGGATGCGCTGGACCGCTTCTGCGCCTACCGCGGCTGGCCGGTACCCCGGCACCCCGGGCCCGTGCACGCCGTCATCGACCGTGAACGCGGCAAGTGGAGCCGGATGCGCGCCTGGGACCGCTTCCTCGACCCGGACCAGTCCATCGCCGGCTACTGCGCGGAACGCGTCTACGGCGACGAGGACATCGACACCGACGCCTTCCTGGAAGCCTTTCAGGCTCCCAACGGATCCGTCGCCAACGCACCTGCCGCCTCAGCTCTTTTCCTCCTGGAAGTGGAACGCCGTGGCAAAAGTGCGGCATCCGAGCGTGCCGACAGGCTCCGTCACTACCTGCGTACCCGTCCCATCCCGGCCGGCTACCTGGACTGGGTCCCCCACTTCACCACCGCGTGGACCATCATGTTCGAGCACGCGCCGGGAAGCGTCCCCGACATCGAGCAGGCAGCGATGGACGCGCTCTGCGAAGATCTGAACCACCCGTCCGGCCTGCTCTGCACGGTCAGCACCCTGGACGGAGGAGTCACCATTCCCGGTGACACCGACAGCACCGCCTGCGCCATGCTGGCCGCACGGATCATGGGCCGGCAGGTTCCCGACTCCACCCTCCTCGACAGCCTTTACGCGCCGTCCCAGGGGTGCTACCGCACCTTCCTGTTCGAACACGACGCATCGATCACCACCAACATGCACGTGGCGGCCGTGCTCGCCCTCGACGCGCGCCACGACCGCCTGACGCAGGTCCTGCGCTGGCTCATCCACGCGGTCAACGAAGGCCGAACACTGTGCAAATGGCACCTGTCCCCGATCTACGCACACGGAGAACTTGCCCGGATCACGGCGGGGATCGACCACCCCCTGGCGCCCCTCCTCTGCACGCAGGCGGCCAGGAGTCTGCTGGCTGCACAGAACCCGGACGGCGGATGGGGGCTGCACGGCTCCACAACCGAGGAGACCGCCTACGCCGTGCACGGTCTGGCAGCCGCAGCTCAAAGCCACGGCCACGCATACGCCCTCCAGGCCACCGACGCTCTCGGCATCGCTCACGCCTACCTCATCACCCACCAGCCCCAGGAGACCCCACTATGGCTCGGTAAGACGTTGTACTGCCTGCGCCCCCTCGTGCCCGTACTTCACCGCACAGCCCTCGCGCGCACCGAGCAAGTGGCCGGCGTCGGTCACCACGCTCAAGGCGCCCGCTGA